One window of Cohnella hashimotonis genomic DNA carries:
- a CDS encoding threonine aldolase family protein — MNDSMTLADAFQNSKYPIVGHGKRNVQVLMEAFEGTDADASSDMYGKGEIIERFQAKMAAYLGKPEAVFFPSGTMAQQIALRIHCDETGKGKVAYHPLSHLELHEEDGLKELHRIETVLLAERDRLIGPADVRLLGDDVACLLLELPQREIGGQLPPYAELEKIAAYCRSRGIRLHLDGARLFEILPHYGKSAAEICALFDSVYVSFYKGLGGIAGAILAGDAALTTRSKIWKRRHGGDLISLYPYVISSEYYFDKRIGRMAQYYEEAKTLAAMYNDCGDPIRTVPAVPASNMFHVQADLEKEALESLLVEVCEATGVGLSAWVQGLEDGGSAYEVSIGDRFAAVPDDRLRQAFALLREKLQEDGYRA; from the coding sequence ATGAACGACAGCATGACTTTGGCGGATGCATTCCAAAACAGCAAGTATCCGATCGTCGGCCACGGCAAACGGAACGTCCAGGTGCTGATGGAAGCATTCGAGGGAACGGATGCGGACGCGAGCAGCGATATGTACGGAAAAGGGGAGATCATCGAGCGGTTTCAGGCGAAAATGGCCGCTTATCTCGGCAAGCCGGAGGCCGTATTTTTCCCGAGCGGCACGATGGCGCAGCAGATTGCGCTGCGGATTCACTGCGACGAGACGGGGAAAGGGAAGGTCGCTTACCATCCCCTTAGTCATCTGGAGCTTCACGAGGAGGACGGCCTGAAGGAGCTGCACCGGATCGAGACCGTGCTGCTGGCCGAGCGCGACCGGCTCATCGGGCCGGCGGATGTCCGATTGCTTGGCGACGACGTCGCATGCCTGCTGCTCGAACTGCCTCAGCGGGAGATCGGCGGTCAGCTGCCGCCCTATGCGGAGCTTGAGAAAATTGCCGCTTACTGCCGCAGCCGCGGCATCAGATTGCATCTGGACGGCGCGCGACTGTTCGAGATTTTGCCGCATTACGGGAAGTCTGCCGCCGAAATTTGCGCGTTGTTCGACAGCGTGTACGTCTCTTTTTACAAAGGACTGGGCGGTATCGCGGGAGCGATATTGGCGGGGGACGCAGCGCTGACCACGCGGTCGAAGATCTGGAAGCGCAGGCATGGCGGCGATCTGATCAGTCTGTATCCGTATGTGATCAGCTCCGAATACTACTTCGACAAGCGAATCGGCAGAATGGCGCAGTATTACGAGGAAGCGAAGACGCTGGCGGCCATGTACAACGATTGCGGGGATCCGATCCGTACGGTCCCGGCGGTGCCGGCGTCCAATATGTTCCATGTCCAAGCGGACCTGGAGAAGGAAGCGCTGGAATCGCTATTGGTGGAAGTATGCGAAGCGACGGGAGTCGGCTTGTCCGCTTGGGTCCAGGGGCTTGAGGATGGTGGCAGCGCCTATGAGGTAAGCATCGGCGACCGCTTTGCGGCGGTACCGGATGACCGATTGCGCCAAGCGTTCGCGCTGCTGAGAGAAAAGCTGCAGGAAGACGGGTATCGGGCTTAG
- a CDS encoding erythromycin esterase family protein, which translates to MRKNEFEALQALERHATPFLGAAYAEALVELAGEAKFALIGEASHGTSEFYVERAELSKRLIVEKGFKFIAVEGDWPSCYVLNRYVKGDDAAGTIAAEALRDFARWPTWMWANREIAAFADWLRVYNDGKAEEDKVGFYGIDLYSLWESMDEILKYLAQKDGTDLEAAKRAFECFEPHGREEQQYGIAANFYGEGCETEVVALLRKLQDKWQSARSGDREDALAAELNALAVKGAEDYYRTMIRHDAESWNVRDRHMVEALERLMAYHGPMAKAVVWAHNTHIGDARATDMADEGMVNVGQLLRETHDGDVYSIGFGTYEGTVIAGRGWGRPFEEMKVPPAQSGSLEELLHRFEPADKLLLLDDAEQVLRESKLGHRAIGVVYHPEYERGNYVPTTLAERYDAFIFLDRTSALAPLAVEAAFS; encoded by the coding sequence ATGCGCAAAAACGAATTCGAAGCGCTTCAAGCCCTGGAGCGCCATGCGACGCCTTTTCTAGGGGCAGCCTACGCGGAAGCGCTCGTGGAGCTTGCCGGCGAAGCCAAATTCGCGCTGATCGGCGAAGCTTCGCACGGCACGTCCGAGTTTTACGTCGAGCGGGCCGAGCTGTCCAAGCGGCTTATCGTCGAGAAGGGCTTCAAGTTTATTGCCGTCGAGGGCGACTGGCCTTCTTGTTATGTGCTGAACCGTTATGTAAAAGGCGACGACGCAGCCGGCACGATCGCCGCGGAAGCCCTCCGCGACTTTGCGCGCTGGCCGACCTGGATGTGGGCGAATCGCGAGATCGCGGCGTTCGCAGACTGGCTTCGCGTTTATAACGACGGCAAGGCCGAAGAAGACAAGGTCGGCTTTTACGGCATCGATCTGTACAGCTTGTGGGAGTCGATGGACGAGATTCTGAAGTACCTCGCGCAAAAAGACGGCACCGACCTGGAGGCGGCCAAACGCGCCTTCGAATGCTTCGAGCCGCACGGACGAGAGGAGCAGCAGTACGGAATCGCGGCCAATTTCTATGGCGAGGGCTGTGAAACGGAGGTCGTTGCGCTGCTGCGCAAGCTGCAGGACAAATGGCAGAGTGCGCGATCGGGAGACCGCGAGGATGCGCTTGCGGCGGAGCTGAATGCGCTCGCGGTGAAGGGAGCGGAGGATTATTACCGGACGATGATCCGCCACGATGCCGAATCCTGGAACGTGCGCGACCGGCACATGGTCGAGGCGCTCGAACGTCTCATGGCCTACCACGGGCCAATGGCAAAGGCCGTCGTCTGGGCGCACAATACGCATATCGGCGACGCGCGCGCGACGGACATGGCCGATGAAGGCATGGTGAATGTCGGGCAGCTGCTGCGCGAGACGCATGACGGCGATGTCTATTCAATAGGCTTCGGTACTTATGAAGGAACCGTGATCGCCGGACGAGGTTGGGGACGCCCTTTTGAGGAGATGAAGGTGCCCCCGGCACAGTCCGGAAGCCTTGAAGAGCTGCTTCATCGGTTCGAGCCTGCCGACAAGCTGCTCCTGCTCGACGACGCCGAGCAGGTGCTGCGCGAATCGAAGCTTGGCCATCGCGCGATCGGCGTCGTTTATCATCCCGAATACGAGCGGGGCAACTACGTGCCCACGACGCTGGCGGAACGATACGACGCATTTATTTTTCTGGACCGGACTTCCGCGCTTGCGCCGCTTGCCGTTGAAGCAGCCTTTTCATAG
- a CDS encoding DeoR/GlpR family DNA-binding transcription regulator: MNEGNSDVMFAEERQAAIAKMVQERGKVLVPDLVAFFKMSPATIRGDLRDLEARGLIKRTHGGAIPSDAATVGFEPDNKDKTVKDLSLKEAIARKAAELVEDGDIIILDAGITTRQMCNHLQGKKNLTVIVNDIEIASMLERVDNVSVVVIGGMLRRHFHCTVGPFAVKLLSELNVDKVFLGTNAFSVRKGCTTPDMNQAEVKRTMIRIATQVVLLCDSAKIGKNSFVQFAEPGEIDLLITDSRITEQQLHEMTEAGMEVMVEQV; encoded by the coding sequence ATGAACGAGGGAAATTCGGACGTCATGTTCGCCGAGGAGCGGCAGGCAGCCATTGCCAAAATGGTTCAGGAGCGCGGGAAGGTGCTCGTACCCGACCTTGTCGCCTTTTTCAAGATGTCGCCGGCTACGATTCGGGGCGACCTGCGGGATCTCGAAGCAAGGGGTCTGATCAAGCGCACGCATGGCGGCGCGATTCCGAGCGATGCCGCGACGGTCGGCTTCGAGCCTGATAACAAAGACAAGACGGTCAAGGATTTAAGCCTGAAGGAAGCGATCGCCAGAAAAGCGGCAGAGCTGGTCGAGGACGGCGATATTATCATTTTGGATGCCGGCATTACGACCAGGCAGATGTGCAATCACCTGCAGGGCAAAAAGAACCTGACCGTTATCGTCAACGATATTGAGATCGCTTCGATGCTTGAGCGCGTAGACAACGTGTCCGTCGTCGTCATCGGCGGCATGCTGCGCCGACATTTTCACTGTACGGTCGGTCCGTTCGCCGTCAAGCTGCTCTCCGAGCTCAACGTAGACAAGGTGTTCCTCGGCACCAACGCCTTCAGCGTCCGCAAAGGCTGCACGACGCCGGACATGAACCAGGCCGAGGTCAAGCGGACGATGATCCGGATCGCGACGCAGGTCGTGCTCTTGTGCGACAGCGCCAAAATCGGCAAAAATTCGTTCGTCCAATTCGCCGAGCCCGGCGAGATCGACCTGCTGATCACCGACAGCCGGATCACCGAACAGCAGCTTCACGAGATGACCGAAGCGGGCATGGAAGTGATGGTCGAACAAGTCTAG
- a CDS encoding Gfo/Idh/MocA family oxidoreductase gives MQQKEIGVCIIGAGRAGMIHAANFRKNVPLARLVAVVDPNQETAASAAKELGIDRYYTDYKQALEDAEIDAVVVVTPTIYHRDIVVASAHAGKHVLCEKPMAISVRECDEMIAACEAAGVTLQVAFMRRFDESFVEAKRAIDEGAIGEVVLVKSLTRGPSQPMPWMYDLAKSNGPLAEVNSHDIDTIRWFSDSEVSEVYAIGGNYRNRHVSADFPDFYDNVSLTARFASGAQASIDGAVAVRYGYDSRVEILGTEGVIFLGQTHEKTTIVAGPDRLLRRPFMNSWRSLFKEAYLAEDTDFIAAILEGRPPRVTGHDGKMAVRVVEAGNASIKTGAPVRL, from the coding sequence ATGCAGCAAAAAGAGATCGGCGTATGCATCATCGGAGCAGGCAGAGCGGGTATGATCCACGCCGCCAACTTCCGGAAAAACGTGCCGTTGGCCAGACTTGTCGCCGTCGTCGACCCGAACCAGGAAACGGCCGCATCGGCTGCGAAGGAGCTTGGAATCGACCGCTACTATACGGACTACAAGCAAGCGCTCGAGGACGCGGAGATCGACGCCGTCGTCGTCGTGACGCCGACGATCTATCACCGCGATATCGTCGTGGCGTCCGCGCATGCGGGCAAGCATGTGCTGTGCGAAAAGCCGATGGCGATAAGCGTTCGCGAATGCGACGAGATGATCGCGGCTTGCGAGGCGGCCGGCGTCACGCTGCAGGTCGCGTTCATGAGACGCTTCGACGAGAGCTTCGTCGAAGCCAAACGCGCGATCGACGAAGGTGCGATCGGCGAAGTCGTGCTCGTCAAGTCGCTGACGCGCGGACCGAGCCAGCCGATGCCCTGGATGTACGATCTGGCTAAGAGCAACGGCCCGCTCGCCGAGGTCAACAGTCACGACATCGACACGATCCGTTGGTTCTCGGACTCGGAGGTGTCCGAGGTGTATGCGATCGGCGGCAACTACCGCAACCGGCATGTCTCGGCCGACTTCCCGGACTTTTACGACAATGTCTCGCTCACCGCCCGCTTCGCGAGCGGCGCGCAGGCTAGCATTGACGGCGCGGTCGCCGTCCGCTATGGATACGACAGCCGGGTGGAGATTCTCGGCACCGAAGGCGTCATCTTTCTTGGTCAGACGCACGAGAAGACGACGATCGTCGCGGGTCCGGACCGGCTCCTCCGACGGCCGTTCATGAACAGCTGGCGGTCGCTTTTCAAGGAAGCCTATCTCGCCGAGGATACCGACTTCATCGCCGCCATTCTGGAAGGCAGGCCGCCGCGCGTGACGGGGCATGACGGCAAGATGGCCGTGCGTGTCGTCGAGGCCGGCAACGCGTCGATCAAGACCGGCGCGCCGGTCAGGCTCTAG
- a CDS encoding alcohol dehydrogenase catalytic domain-containing protein codes for MLAARLYGPGDIRLDEVPMPVISDREILVKVRSAGICGTDMRMIKNGFPGISAESPRTLGHELSGEIVEVGSLTTGYRVGMRVGIAPNMGCGICGECIRGNQHLCASYEALGVQMDGGFAEYVRVPEQALRFGNVVELPAQVTFDHAAVNEPLSCVYNGIEQCPIRAGDDVLIIGAGPIGIMYAQLAKMSGAGRVFLSNRSTGRLELARRIDPSFIALPADGLKESLLAQTGGRGADVIVTANPSPEAQQLAVELAAMGGRINFFGGLPKDSVPVALDTNVIHYKQLLVTGSTKANNAHFRKTLQFIASGILDVGKLVSARYAIGRFDEALRHAGSSQGIKTVIAFD; via the coding sequence ATGTTAGCGGCCAGATTGTACGGACCCGGCGATATTCGGCTGGACGAGGTGCCAATGCCGGTCATCTCCGATCGGGAGATTCTCGTCAAGGTAAGGAGCGCGGGCATCTGCGGCACGGATATGCGGATGATCAAAAACGGATTTCCGGGCATCTCGGCGGAATCGCCGCGGACGCTCGGGCATGAATTGAGCGGGGAGATCGTCGAGGTCGGTTCGCTTACGACCGGCTACCGGGTCGGAATGCGCGTCGGCATTGCGCCTAACATGGGCTGCGGCATTTGCGGGGAATGCATCCGCGGCAACCAGCATCTGTGCGCAAGCTACGAGGCGCTTGGCGTTCAGATGGACGGCGGCTTCGCCGAGTATGTTCGAGTGCCGGAGCAGGCGCTGCGCTTCGGCAACGTCGTCGAGCTGCCGGCGCAGGTGACGTTCGACCATGCGGCCGTCAACGAGCCGTTGTCGTGCGTGTACAACGGGATCGAGCAGTGCCCGATCCGCGCCGGAGACGACGTGCTGATCATCGGCGCCGGTCCGATCGGCATCATGTATGCGCAGCTGGCCAAAATGTCAGGCGCTGGCAGGGTTTTCCTGAGCAACCGATCGACGGGCCGGCTGGAGCTGGCGCGCCGGATCGATCCTTCGTTCATCGCGCTGCCGGCAGACGGGTTGAAGGAAAGTTTGCTAGCGCAGACCGGCGGCCGGGGCGCGGACGTCATCGTGACGGCCAATCCGTCGCCCGAAGCGCAGCAGCTCGCGGTCGAGCTTGCGGCGATGGGCGGACGTATCAACTTTTTCGGCGGCCTGCCCAAGGATAGCGTGCCCGTCGCGCTGGACACGAACGTCATCCATTACAAGCAGCTGCTGGTAACGGGCAGCACGAAGGCGAACAACGCGCATTTCCGCAAGACGCTGCAGTTCATCGCGAGCGGCATCCTGGATGTCGGCAAGCTCGTATCCGCGCGCTATGCGATCGGCCGCTTCGACGAGGCGCTCCGCCACGCCGGCAGCTCACAGGGCATCAAGACGGTCATTGCGTTCGACTAG
- a CDS encoding xylulokinase has translation MPSDNSRSNCAIAVDLGTQGTKAALIAADGQILGSAFVPSNLIRPAPGQVEQDPDEMFGSVVSAIRSAMDRTGVSPARVAAVGIGGQMAGVLGVDEDWHAMTPYDSWLDSRCEAAMPLIRDWGEEAFIGITGSPVTYAHGPKILWWRRERPEVYRSIAKFLVPSAYVAGRLAGLRAQDAFIDHTHLHFTGFADVQRMAWSDELLSAFGVEGDKMPAIVRPWDIVGGLADRYAEAAGLLAGTPIAAGLGDTAAATLGAGIARPGLLFDVAGTASVLSCCTAAYRPDTAGKTLIYARSALPDLWTPLAYINGGGQCLAWFKRMTGLDYDELNALAEAVEPGCGGLTFVPHFGGRVCPNTPALRGSWTGLAWSHERGALFRAILESVACEYKHYLGTLERLVGHAAYEAVHVAGGGARSALFNGIKADTLGIPYRPLQAEDTALIGAALVAGHGVGLFPDLAASAERFAAPGAAIEPDAGRHRQYAVAAGRYRRTLDGMQALYASLEAAE, from the coding sequence ATGCCATCCGACAATAGCCGCTCGAACTGCGCGATCGCCGTAGACCTGGGCACGCAGGGGACCAAAGCCGCGCTTATCGCGGCAGACGGCCAGATTCTTGGCAGCGCGTTCGTGCCTTCGAACCTGATTCGTCCCGCGCCAGGGCAGGTCGAGCAGGATCCGGACGAAATGTTCGGCTCGGTCGTCTCCGCCATCCGTTCGGCGATGGATCGAACGGGCGTCTCGCCCGCGCGCGTGGCGGCAGTCGGCATCGGCGGCCAGATGGCGGGCGTGCTCGGCGTCGACGAAGACTGGCATGCCATGACGCCCTACGACTCCTGGCTCGACAGCCGCTGCGAAGCCGCGATGCCGCTCATCCGGGATTGGGGCGAGGAAGCTTTTATCGGCATCACGGGCAGTCCGGTTACCTATGCACACGGTCCCAAGATTTTATGGTGGCGCAGGGAGCGACCGGAGGTCTATCGCTCGATCGCCAAGTTTCTCGTGCCCAGCGCCTACGTCGCCGGCAGGCTCGCGGGCTTGCGCGCGCAGGATGCCTTTATCGACCATACGCATCTTCATTTCACCGGCTTCGCCGACGTACAGCGGATGGCCTGGTCGGATGAGCTCCTGTCGGCGTTCGGCGTGGAAGGCGACAAGATGCCTGCCATCGTCCGGCCGTGGGACATCGTCGGCGGGCTAGCCGATCGTTATGCGGAAGCGGCGGGGCTGTTGGCGGGCACGCCGATCGCCGCGGGACTTGGCGATACCGCCGCGGCTACGCTCGGCGCGGGCATCGCGCGGCCGGGCCTGCTGTTCGACGTGGCGGGCACCGCGTCGGTGCTGTCCTGCTGCACGGCCGCGTATCGGCCGGATACCGCGGGCAAGACGCTCATCTATGCCCGCTCGGCGCTGCCCGATCTGTGGACGCCGCTTGCTTATATCAATGGCGGCGGGCAATGCCTTGCCTGGTTCAAGCGTATGACCGGCTTGGACTACGACGAACTGAATGCGCTGGCCGAGGCGGTGGAGCCGGGCTGCGGCGGCCTGACGTTTGTTCCGCATTTCGGCGGGCGCGTCTGTCCCAACACGCCGGCGCTTCGCGGCAGCTGGACCGGCCTTGCCTGGTCTCACGAGCGAGGCGCGCTGTTCCGGGCGATCCTCGAATCGGTCGCCTGCGAATACAAGCATTATCTTGGCACGCTCGAGCGGCTCGTCGGGCATGCGGCGTATGAAGCGGTCCATGTCGCGGGCGGCGGCGCGCGCAGCGCGCTGTTCAACGGGATCAAGGCGGACACGCTCGGCATACCGTACCGTCCGCTGCAGGCGGAGGATACGGCGCTGATCGGCGCGGCGCTCGTCGCGGGGCACGGCGTCGGGCTGTTCCCGGATCTGGCGGCATCGGCCGAGCGCTTCGCGGCGCCGGGAGCGGCGATCGAGCCGGATGCGGGCAGGCATCGCCAGTACGCCGTTGCTGCAGGCCGGTATCGGCGGACGCTGGACGGCATGCAGGCGTTGTATGCGAGCCTGGAAGCAGCCGAGTGA
- a CDS encoding shikimate dehydrogenase family protein, which produces MKLPQSAASPTMYFVGVTTGQSSIMKLFPLWAEALGLGGPKIVGIDIAIHAEPKVYRDCVRFIKEDPLSLGALVTTHKIDLFNAARDLFDTLDPYATTFEEISSISKAGGQLAGHAKDPISSGLSLEAFVPPGHWKKTGGHALIMGAGGSALAICSYLTHPDRGDDVPRTIVITNRSPERLESARQLLGRIDTDVRFEFRLCPAPADNDAVLAELPAGSLVVNATGLGKDRPGSPLTDEAAFPEGGLVWELNYRGALDFMHQAIRQQAQKRLHVEDGWIYFIHGWTQVISEVFHVPIEGETFDRLEKIAMELRNGSETKGAAQK; this is translated from the coding sequence ATGAAGCTGCCGCAAAGCGCGGCGTCGCCGACAATGTACTTCGTCGGCGTGACGACCGGACAATCGTCCATTATGAAGCTGTTCCCGCTGTGGGCCGAGGCGCTCGGTCTCGGCGGACCGAAGATCGTCGGCATCGACATCGCCATTCATGCGGAGCCCAAGGTTTACCGGGACTGCGTACGTTTTATCAAGGAGGATCCGCTCTCCCTGGGCGCGCTCGTCACGACACATAAAATCGATCTTTTTAACGCCGCGCGCGATTTGTTCGACACGTTGGATCCGTACGCCACGACGTTCGAGGAGATCTCGTCGATCTCCAAGGCCGGCGGCCAGCTCGCCGGACACGCCAAGGACCCGATCTCGAGCGGGTTGTCGCTCGAGGCGTTCGTGCCCCCGGGTCATTGGAAAAAGACGGGCGGCCACGCACTGATCATGGGCGCTGGCGGCAGCGCGCTCGCCATCTGCAGCTATCTGACGCATCCAGATCGCGGGGATGACGTGCCGCGTACGATCGTGATCACGAACCGCAGCCCGGAGCGGCTCGAATCGGCGCGCCAACTGCTCGGCCGCATCGATACGGATGTACGGTTCGAATTCAGGCTTTGTCCGGCGCCGGCGGACAATGACGCGGTGCTGGCGGAATTGCCGGCCGGTTCGCTTGTCGTCAATGCGACGGGACTCGGCAAGGACCGCCCGGGCTCTCCGCTGACGGACGAGGCCGCGTTCCCCGAAGGCGGCCTCGTCTGGGAGCTGAATTACCGCGGCGCGCTCGACTTTATGCACCAGGCGATTCGCCAACAGGCGCAAAAACGGCTCCATGTGGAAGACGGCTGGATCTATTTTATCCATGGCTGGACGCAAGTGATCTCCGAGGTGTTCCATGTTCCGATCGAGGGCGAGACGTTCGACCGTCTGGAGAAGATCGCGATGGAGCTGCGAAACGGCAGCGAAACGAAAGGAGCCGCGCAAAAATGA
- a CDS encoding glucose-6-phosphate isomerase, which produces MTQTHATGPKLANPLNPFTLYFSLNNGLSDAAPSLKRHLSKMKGMYADDEAYRSLLADGADPLVYEFHELGIPESDGNLAFGTSIVYPGKVGDEYYMTKGHFHTILDTAEVYYCIGGKGMMLMENPEGDWDVQEFAPGKAVYVPGRYAHRSINTGHEPLITFYVFRADAGHDYGTIETKGYRKIVVERDGQPAVLDNPKWK; this is translated from the coding sequence ATGACGCAAACGCACGCGACCGGTCCGAAGCTCGCAAATCCGTTAAACCCGTTTACGCTCTATTTCAGCCTGAACAACGGTCTGTCCGACGCTGCGCCCTCGCTGAAGCGCCATCTGTCGAAGATGAAAGGGATGTACGCGGACGACGAGGCGTATCGCAGCTTGCTCGCGGACGGCGCGGACCCGCTCGTCTACGAATTCCACGAGCTTGGCATACCCGAATCCGACGGCAATCTGGCGTTCGGCACGAGCATCGTCTATCCGGGCAAGGTCGGCGACGAGTATTACATGACCAAGGGGCACTTTCACACGATCCTCGACACGGCCGAAGTCTACTACTGCATCGGCGGCAAAGGGATGATGCTTATGGAAAATCCGGAAGGCGACTGGGACGTGCAGGAATTCGCGCCGGGTAAGGCCGTCTACGTGCCTGGCCGGTACGCGCACCGGAGCATTAACACCGGGCATGAACCGCTCATTACGTTCTACGTTTTCCGTGCGGATGCCGGACACGACTACGGCACGATCGAGACCAAGGGCTATCGTAAAATCGTCGTCGAGCGCGACGGACAGCCTGCCGTGCTCGACAACCCGAAGTGGAAATAA